In the genome of Streptomyces fagopyri, the window CGCCGACCAGTACGGCGACGACGGCACCCACCACCTCGTACGCGCCCTATGTGAGCGCCACCGCGGCCTCCGCGACGGACGCGACGGGGTCCCCGGCCCTCTACAATCTGGCCTTCGTGATCTCGGGCGGTGGTGGCTGCGTGCCCCGGTGGAACGGGACGGACGCCGTCGGCGACGCGGCCGTGAAGTCCCGTGTCGCGGCGCTCGACGCCGTCGGGTCGACCCGGGCCGACTTCGACGTCGAGGGCGCCGTACTGACCGACTCCGCCTCGGTCGCCCTGCGTTCCGAGGCGATCGCGCTGCTCGAGTCCGCGAACGACCACACCGTGCGGGTCTCCACCGTGAACGTCATGACGATGAACTACGGGAGTTCGTACACCGGTGACATGGGTGACTACACGGAGACCGCCGCCCTGGCGGCCCATGACCAGCTGGAGGACGTCTTCGGGCTGTCGAGCGCGGCGGCCTGGCAGGGGCTCGCGCTCACCTCGATGATCGGGGACAACGACGTGGCGGGCGAGACGTCCGGACTCGCGGACGCGGCCCGGGTGCGGGCCTTCGCCGAGGAGAAGGGAATCGCCTGGGTGTCGATGTGGTCGACGTTCCGGGACCGGCAGTGCTCCGGCGACGACGCGGCCTCCGACGGCGCGGCCACCGACTGCAGTGGGGTGAGGCAGAGTCCGGGGGCGTTCGCGCGGGCCTTCGCGGGGCGAACCGCACCGGGTCGACGGCCGGCGGAAAGGCGCCGACGGCCGAGCGGAACCGTGGGGGCGGCCGAGCGGAACAGTGGGGGCGGCCGCCGGGCCGCAGCGGCTCAGCGGCGTCGGTGCACCAGCCGGCCGGCGCACACGGTCGCGACGCACGCGCCGTCCGTGTCGAACACCGCGAGGTCGGCGCGTCCGGTGTCGACGATCACGCTCTCACGGACCCGGGGAAGCACGGCGATCTCGTTGCGGACGGCGGCGGCCCTCAGTTCGGCGGTGTCCGTGTACCGCTCCAGTACGGCGGTGGAGCCCGACTTCAGGACCGCGTGCAGCCGTTCGCGCGGGGACGGCGCCTGCGGCAGCGGGCCCTCGTGGACCAGCGCGGGCCCGAGCACGCCGGGCCAGCGCCTCAGCCTCGCCTCCGGAAAGCGTTCCCGCAGCTCGCTCAGGGGTCCGGCCCCCACGACCCGGTCCCCCCGCACGGCGACCGCGCCGTCCCGCACCGGCTCCGTGTCCCAGCGAAGGCGCAGCTCGTCGGCGGCGTGAATGGTCAGCACGACGGGGTCAGTTGGACGCGAGCAGCTTCAGCTCGGGGTGGGCGGTGCCGCCCGCGATCGCGGTGGACGAGATGTGCGACATGACCCGCTCGTCGACCGGGTCGTCCGCCGGGTCGTCGTGGACCACGATGTGCTCGTAGGTCGTGGCCCGCTGGGCGGGCACGCGCCCGGCCTTGCGGATCAGGTCGATGATCTCCATGCGGTTGGAGCGGTGCTTGGCGCCCGCCGAGGAGACGACGTTCTCCTCCAGCATGATCGAGCCGAGGTCGTCCGCGCCGTAGTGCAGCGAGAGCTGGCCGACCTCCTTGCCGGTGGTCAGCCAGGAACCCTGGATGTGGGCCACGTTGTCGAAGAAGAGCCGGGCGATCGCGATCATGCGCAGGTACTCGAAGAGCGTGGCCTGCGTACGGCCCTTGAGGTGGTTGTTCTCGGGCTGGTAGGTGTACGGGATGAAGGCGCGGAAACCGCCGGTCCGGTCCTGTACGTCGCGGATCATCCGCAGGTGTTCGATGCGTTCGGCGTTGGTCTCACCGGTGCCCATGAGCATCGTCGAGGTCGACTCGACACCCAGCCCGTGCGCGGTCTCCATGATCTCCAGCCAGCGTTCGCCGGACTCCTTGAGCGGGGCGATCGCCTTGCGCGGCCGGGCGGGCAGCAGTTCGGCGCCGGCGCCCGCGAAGGAGTCCAGGCCCGCCTGGTGGATGCGGGTGATGGCCTCCTCGACGCTCACCTCGGAGATCCTGGCCATGTGCTCGACCTCGGAGGCTCCCAGCGAGTGGATGACCAGCTGGGGGAAGTTCTCCTTGATCGCGGAGAAGTGCTTCTCGTAGTACTCCACGCCGTAGTCCGGGTGGTGTCCGCCCTGGAACATGATCTGGGTGCCGCCGAGTTCGACGGTCTCCGCGCAGCGGCGCAGGATGTCGTCGAGGTCGCGGGTCCAGCCCTTGGCGGTGTCCTTGGGCGCGGCGTAGAACGCGCAGAACTTGCACGCCGTGACGCACACGTTCGTGTAGTTGATGTTCCGCTCGATGATGTACGTCGCGATGTGCTCGGTGCCGGCGTACCTGCGGCGGCGTACGGCGTCGGCGGCGGCGCCCAGCGCGTGCAGCGGGGCGTCACGGTAGAGGTCGAGCGCCTCTTCCGGGGTGATGCGCCCACCCTCGGCGGCACGGTCGAGGACGGACTGAAGGTCGGCCTTCTCGGTCACCGGGAGCGTCCCTTTCATAAGGGTGTGGACGGACCTGGCCAGCCTACGCCAGCCCCGCCGGACGCCCGACGTCAGGCCGCGTACGCCCCCATCAGCAGTCCGACGTACGCACCGGCGATCAGGAACGGCCCGAACGGGATCGATGTCCTGCGCCCGGCGCGGCGCGCGAGGACGAGCCCCAGTCCGTACAGCCCCCCGAACAGGAACCCGGCGAAGGTCCCGAGGACGACGGTTCCCCATCCGTACCAGCCGAGCACCGCCCCGAGGCCCACCGCGAGCTTCACGTCCCCGAACCCCATGCCGTTCGGGTTGACGAGGAAGAGGAGGAAGAAGGCGCAGCCCAGCGCGAGTGCCCCGAACAGGGCGGTCGGCCAGTCCCCGGTGTGCTCGGGGACGACGGCGGCCGCGCCCAGCAGCGCGAGCGCGAGACCCGCGAGCGGCAGGGTGAGCACGTCCGGCAGCCGCTGCACCCCGAAGTCCACGAGCGCGAGCAGCACGCCGAGCGGTGCGAGCAGCAGCCAGGCGCCCAGCTCGGGGCGGGTGCCGGTGGCGAGCGACAGGCCGGCGCAGACCAGCGCGGTGGTGAGGGCCACGAGAGGCGTGCGCGGCCCGTACGACGCCGCGGCGGCGAGCCGTGGCGGACGCCCCGCGGCACCGGACGCCACCGGCACCGTACGGCCGGCGCACTCGGCGCAGCGGGCGGGTCCGAGCCAGCCGCCCGCGACACCGGTGATGGTGTGTCCGCCGGGACACCGGTCCCGCCATGCCTCGTCCGGCTCGACGGAGAAGCGGTGGGCGGCCCGTGGCACGAGCACTCCCACGGCCGCGCCCCAGGCGGCGGCGACGGCGGTCAGCCAGAGAACGGGGTCCACGCGCCCACCCTACGCAGCCGGCCGCGGTCCGGGCAGGGCGTGCCTCCCACGGTCCGTCGCCGCCGCCCGGGAGCCATGGCCGGTGCGCGGTCGGCTAGTTGGGCAGTTTCGACATCCGGGCCACCGGATCGCCCGCGTCCGGGTTGTCGGTGTCGTACTTGAGGTCGCCCCCGGCCGGTGTCAGCCGCACCTCGTGGCTGCCGGTCGTGCAGGTGCCGGGGTTGGACTTCCTGGCGACGCTCGTCGCGGTGAGCCGCTGGTCCGTGACCTTCCTCAGCACGAGTACGTCCTCGCAGACGCCGCCGATCAGATCGGTCGACCGGAACGTGCCCACTTCCTCGCCCGCGGCGGCGCGGTGCAGGGTGACGCGGAACGTGCCCGCGGGCAGCTTCCCGTCCAGCGCGTAGCCGTCGCCCTCCCAGGTGCCGAGGTACTTCGCGGGCACCGGACCGGGCTCCGTGTCCGCCGGGCCGGAGGTGTCCGGCGACGCCGCCGGACGGCTCGCCGTCGAGTCGGCGCCGCCGGAGTCCGAGGAATGATCGCCGCCCGGCAGCAGGTCGAAGAGGAACGCCGAGCCCACCGTCACCGCCGCGAGTGCTCCGGCGACCGCGAGGGCGAGCGTGCAACTGACCCTGCGCCCACGGCCGTCCGTACCGGGGACCGAGGTCGTGGCCAGACTGACGGAGAGCTTGCCGGGCTCGCGGCCGGGGCCGGTGGAGTGGCCGGTCCTGGCCTCGGCCGCGTCCCTGGGCTCGCGCTGGTCCGGTACGTACGTGGGGTGCGCGGGGTGCGCGGGCCGGTCGGGGTACGGGGGCATGGACGGCGGCGGCCCGAAGACTCCGCCGGTCGCGTGCGGGCCGGCTCCCGATGTCCCCACCTGCGGTGTCCCGGCGCGCGAAGTGCCGCTCCCCGGCGTCCCGGGGCCGGAGTCCGAGCCCGCCGAAGGGCTGTCGAACCCCACCGGTCCCGGCGGCGCGGCCTCCGCCGCCTCCAGGTTCAGCAACTGCACCGCGCCGCGGCTGACCTGCTCGACCAGGGGTCCCGGCAGCCATCCCGCCGTCACCGAGCGCGCCGCTCCGCCGGGAGCCAGTCGCGCGGCCACCTCGGCGGGGGCCGGCCGGCCGGCCGGGTTCTTCGCCAGACAGGCCGCCGCCAGGTCCCGCAGCTCGCCCTCCAGGGAGCCGAGCCGGGGTTCCTCGTGCACCACCTTGTAGAGGAGGGCGGCCGAGGAGTCACCGGGGAAGGGGGACTCCCCCGTCGCCGCGTACACCAGCACCGCGCCGAGCGAGAAGACGTCGGCCGCGCCCGTGACCGCCTTGCCGAGGATCTGCTCCGGCGACATGTAGCCGGGCGAGCCGACGGAGACGCCCGTCGAGGTGAGCGAGGCCGTGCCGTCGGTCGCGCGGGCGATGCCGAAGTCGATGAGGAGGGGGCCGTCGAGGGTCAGCAGGACGTTGGACGGCTTGACGTCGCGGTGGACGAGGCCGAGCACGTGCACCGCCCCGAGCGCCTCGGCGAGGCCCGCGCCCAGCACCCGTACGGACGGAACGGGCAGCGGGCCGGCGTCCGCGACGGCGGCCGCGAGCGAGGGACCGGCCGCGTATCCGGTCGCGACCCAGGGCACCGGTGCCTCCGGGTCCGCGTCCAGGACCGGCGCCGTCCACGCGCCGCCCACCCGCCGCGCGGCCTCGACCTCGCGACGGAACCGGGCACGGAACTCCTCGTCCAGCGCGAAGTGCGGGTGCACGATCTTGACCGCGACCGTACGTCCGCCCGCGCTGCGGCCCAGGTACACGCGCCCCATGCCGCCGGAGCCGAGCCGGCCGAGCAGCCGGTAGGGCCCCACGACCGTGGGTTCGTCGACTCCGAGCGGCTGCATGACACTCACAGCTCATCCCTCCCCCGTACGCACTGGACGCACTGCCCAGCAGGGTAGTTCCGTACGCCTCCGAACGCCCGGAGCCCCAGGGCTTCACGGCCTCAGGACTTCAGCAGCTCCACCCGTACGTCCGCCGGGAACCCGGTGGTCGAGCCGACCCGCCGGGCGAACTCCCGCACGGCCGCCAGCTGCGGGGCACCGAAGCGGAAGTCGAGCGTGGTGAAGTACTGCTCCAGGACCCGCTCGTCGAAGGCCTCCCAGCGCGCGGCCTGTTCGGCGACCTTGGAGACCTCGTCGAGGGAGAGGTCCCGGGAGGAGAGGAAGGCCTCGTGCACCTTGCGGGTGACGAGCGGCTCGCGTTCCAGGTAGTCGCGGCGGGCGGCCCACACGGCGAAGACGAACGGAAGTCCCGTCCACTCCTTCCACAGGGTGCCGAGGTCGTGCACCTGGAGGCCGAACTTCGGGCCGTCGAGCAGATTGGCCCGCAGCGCCGCGTCACCGATGAGGACGGCGGCGTCGGCCTCCTGCATCATCAGGCTGAGGTCGGGCGGGCACGTGTAGTAGGACGGCTGGACCCCCACGCTCTCGGCCAGCAGCAACTGCGCCAGGCGTACTGACGTACGAGAGGTCGAGCCGAGGGCGACCCTGGCGCCGTCCAGTTGGTCCAGCGGGACCTTCGAGACGATCACGCAGGACATCACCGGGCCGTCGCAGCCGACCGCGATGTCGGGGAAGGCCACCAGCTCGTCGGCGTGCTTGAGGAACTCGACGAGCGTGATGGGCCCGATGTCGAGGTCGCCCCGCACCAGTTTCTCGCTGAGCTTCTCCGGGGTGTCCTTGGTGAGCTCGAAGTCGAGGAGCGTGCCCGTTCTCGCGAGCCCCCAGTAGAGGGGCAGGCAGTTCAGGAACTGGATGTGGCCGACGCGCGGCCGGGTGCGAGAATTGTCCACATCGCGAGGCTAGACCCCATGCGGTACGGTGCAGTCCTCAGGGTCCCCGCGAGGCTTCAGCGGCCGCCGCGACCCCCCTCCGGTCACCTCGCGACGGTGGGCCGACAGCACGATGTCAACGTACGCGCCGGACGGGTCGGACATCCGGGTGACGTGATCTTTCCCCCTATTGCTTTCGGCTGCCTGCGTGCTAGGCTCGCCGCAAGTTGCAGTTTGGTTTCCCTTGCAGTACAGAGCCTGCGGAGCATGTGACCGCGGGCTCTTGTCGTTTTCAGACGTATGCAGTTGTTTACACAATCGCAGGTTCTGGAGCAGGGCAACCCTTTGGGCCCAAGGAGGGCTTATGGCTACCGGAACCGTGAAGTGGTTCAACGCCGAAAAGGGCTTTGGTTTCATCGCCCAGGAAGGCGGCGGCCCGGACGTCTTCGTCCACTACTCCGCGATCAACGCGAGCGGATTCCGCTCTCTCGAAGAGAACCAGGCGGTTTCCTTCGACGTCACGCAGGGTCCGAAGGGCCCGCAGGCGGAGAACGTCACCCCGCTCTAAGCCTTCGGCTCCATGAGCCCAATGCTTTGATCCGGAACGGATAGCAGTACCCAAGGAGCCCCGCGCCAGCCGGTCGCGGGGCTCCTGCCTTTCCCACCGCTCGCCAGGCATCACGCCCCACGGTTCACGGCTTCACGGCTTCACGGCTTCACTGCTTCACTGCTTCACTGCTTCACTGCTTCAGGTACAGGCTCTCGATCTCCTTGCCGAAGTCCCGTTCGATCGCGGCCCTCTTGAGCTTCAGGGTGGGGGTCACATGACCGGCCTCCTCCGTGAAGTCCACCGGGAGGACGGCGAAGCGGCGGATGGACTCGGGGCGGGAGACGAGCTTGTTGGCCTCGTCGATCGCGCGCTGGATGATGACGTTCAGTTCGGGATCGTCGACGAGCAGTTCCGGCGGCACGGGATGCTTGCCGATCATCTGCCGCCAGTGGGTGATGCCGTCGAGGTCGAGGGTCACGAGAGCGGTGACGTAGGGCCGGCGGTCCCCGAGCACGATGCACTGGGCGATCAGGGGGTGCGAGCGGAGCCAGTTCTCCAGGGGCGCGGGGGCCACGCTCTTGCCGCCCGCGGTGATCAGGATCTCCTTCTTGCGGCCGGTGATGGACAGATAGCCCCCGTCGTCCAGCTCGCCGATGTCACCGGTGGCGAACCAGCCGTCGGGAGCGGCGCCGACCACCCCGCCCGCGTGCGGATCCCAGTAGCCGCGGAAGATCTGTCCGCCGCTCAGCAGGACCTCACCGTCGCCCGCGATCCGTACCCGGGTGCCCGGCATCGGCCAGCCCACCGTTCCCAGCCGGGGTTTGAGCGGCGGCGTGACCGTGGCGGCCGCGGTGGCCTCCGTCAGCCCGTACCCCTCGTAGATGTCGATGCCGGCGCCCGCGTAGAACGCGGCGAGGCGGCGGCCCAGCGGGGAGCCGCCGCAGATCGCGTAACGGACCTTGCCGCCGAGCGCGTTGCGGATACGCCGGTAGACGAGCGGGTCGTAGAGGGCGCGGGCCACTCGCAGGGCGCGGGAGGGACCCGGGCCGGTGCCGTGCTGCCGGGCCTCGACCGCCTCGCCGTAACGGCAGGCGATGCGTGCCGCCCGGTCGAAGGACGCGCCGCGGCCCAGCTTCTCGGCCGTCGCCCGGCCGGTGTTGAACACCTTCTCCAGGACGTACGGGATGGCCAGCAGGAACGTGGGCCGGAAGCTCGCCAGGTCGGCGAGCAGGTCCTCGGTACGCAGGCTCGGCGCGTGCCCCAGCCGCACCCGGGCCCGCAGACAGGCCACCGCGACCATCCGTCCGAAGACGTGCGAGAGGGGCAGGAAGAGGAGCATGGACGCGGCGTCCGACGTCCTGCTCCTGAAGATCGGGTGGAGCAGCTCGATCGCGTTGTCGATCTCGGCGAAGAAGTTGCCGTGGGTGAGTACGCAGCCCTTGGGACGGCCGGTCGTGCCCGAGGTGTAGATGACGGTGGCGAGCGTGTCGGGGCCCAGCACGCCCCGGCGCACGGCGACTTCCTGGTCAGGGACGTCCCGGCCCCGCTCGGCCAGCCGCTCCACATGCCCCTTCTCGAAGACCCACATGTGCCGCAGGTCGGGGATGCGGTCGCGCTCCGGGCCGAGCGCGGACGCCTGGGCCACGGTCTCCGTGGCGAGGGCGACGGCTCCCGAGTCCTGGAGGATCCAGCGGACCTGGAAGGCGGAGGAGGTCGGATAGACGGGCACGGTGACGAGCCCGGCCGCCCAGGCGGCGAAGTCCAGCAGCGTCCACTCGTACGTCGTCCGGGCCATGATCGCGATACGGTCGCCCGGCGCCAGCCCCTCGGCTATCAGGCCCTTCGCGACCGCCAGCACCTCGGCGGCGAACTCGGCCGCCGTCACGTCCTTCCAGCCGCCGTCGGCGTCCTTGCGGCTGAGGACCGGTTCCCCGGGGGCCTCGCCGGCGTTGTCGAACGGGATGTCGGCGAGCGAGCCATGGGTCACCGGCGCGGCCAGGGGCGGCACGGACACCTCGCGCACGATGCCGTCCAACCGCCTGATCTCGGGCTCCACGAGGGAGGGCGGGGAGTGGTACGGGCTGGGCACGGGGCGACTCCTTCGTCTGCCGGAACCAGGACGGTGTGGGGGGCCGCAGCCTCATACGGGGCCGGCGGGCGGGGGGTTCATGCGAGGCAGCGGCGTGCGGGATCGTACGGGGCCGGAGTGTGGGGTTTGTGGGCTTCCGGGGCGGGCGAGGTGCGAGTTACCCGAGGTAGCCAGGGCGGACCGGCACACCCGCCCGTCCGGCGGTCGAGGGGACCCGGACCTGGCCGGTGACGTAGTCTTACCCTGGGTAACTTACTCCAGGGTAAATTCACGTCCTCACTGGGAGTTGGACAATGGCCGACCGCCATGAGCTCTTCATGACCGCCCGCCCCTCCCCCGGCACCGCTACCCGCACCCTCACCGCACCCCCGGCCCTGACCCCCCACCTTCTTCGCGGCGCCCTCCTCTCCCCCTTCAAGCACCCCCGCGCGGACGCCCCCGTCCCCCCGGACCGCCTCGTCCTCCAGGACCTCCGCGTCGACCTCGCCCACCTGGCCGCCTACGAGCGCATCTGCGGCTTCGCCACCGGGTCGGACGCGCTCCCGGTCACGTACCCGCATGTCCTCGGCTTCCCGCTCGCCATGCGGCTCATGGCGAGCCGCCCGTTCCCGCTGCCGCTGCTCGGGCTGGTCCACACGTCGATCGAGATCGGGCAGCGGCGGGCAGCGGCCGCCACCGGGACGTACGAACTCGCCGTGCACGTCGAGGGGCTCGCACCGCACCGCCGCGGGACCGAGGCGCGCGTCGTGACCGAGGCGCGAGCGGGCGGCGAACTCGTGTGGGCGTCGAGAAGCACGTATCTGGCACGGCACCGGTCCCCCGGGGGCGCCCTCTCGGCGGCCACCGAACCGGCACCACCACCGGCACCGGCACCCGCCGGGAACGCGGACGCGGTGACGCGCCCCCTCCCCGCCCGCGCCGAATGGCGTCTCGGCGGCGACGTCGGACGCCGCTACGGCGCCGTGTCGGGGGACCGCAATCCCCTCCACCTGTACCCGTTCACCGCACGCCTCTTCGGCTTCCCCCGGCCCCTCGCGCACGGCATGTGGACCGTCGCCCGCTGTCTCGCGGAACAGGGACCGCAGGGACCGGTGCGCGTACACGCGGACTTCAAGGCCCCCGTCCTCCTGCCGGGCACCGTCACCTACGCGGCCGACGGCCCCGCCTTCGAGCTCCGAGCCCCGGGCGACCCGGGCCGCCCGCACCTCACCGGGGAGGTGCGCCCCGCGGACCCCGGCCGGGTCTAGGCCGGGCGCCGAGCCGGGTCCGGGTCGAACACACGCGGGCGCGGACGCCGGGACACGCTCCACGCCAGGGCCGGCCCCACGCCGGTCCGGGCCGGGCGCACGCGGGCGCGGACGCCGGGACGGGTTCCGGCCCGGTCCGGGCCAGACGCACCCGGACGCCGGACAGGCTCCGCGCCAGGACTACCCGTGGCTGTCGAGCGGCGGCGGTGGCGACCAGGGGCGGTTCTCCATGAGGCCGCCCAGGCCCGCCCAGGCGAAGTTCATCAGGGTCGCCGCGGCCTGCTTCGCGGAGACGCCCGGTGTGGCGTTGGCCCAGGCCGCGAGGGATTCCGCGGCGCCCACGAGGGCCTCGGCGAGCCCGGCGACCTCGTGCTCGGGCAGGGACGGATCACGGTGCGCCTCGCGCGCGGCGACCAGGATCAACTCGGTGACGAAGGCGACGAGTTCCTCGCGCATCGCGGCGACCTCGGCCGCGAACGGCTCGCCGTGCGTGCGCGCCTGACGGTGCAGCACCGACCACCCGTCGGGGTTCTGTGCCGTATGGGTGAAGAACGCCCGCAGACCTTCCCACAGTTGGCGGTCGGCGGTCAGTCCCGGTCCGACGCCCGCGCGCACCGCGGCGGTCAGCGCCACGGCCTCACGCCGGATGCAGGCGGTGAACAGGTCTTCCTTGGAGTTGAGGTACAGGTACACCAACGGCTTGGACACGCCTGCCAGATCGGCGATCTCGTCCATCGACGCGGACCGGTATCCCCGCTGCCCGAAGGTCCGCACAGCGGCGTCCAGCATCTGCTGCTCGCGCACCGCACGGGGCATCCGCTTGTTCTTCACAGCACCCATACGGGCAAGCGTACGATCGGCCGCGGCCTCACCGGCACCGAGGAAGCCGGGGCCGCGAGCCGTGCGGCCGACGGTGCGGGGGTGTCAGGAGGTCTGGCTCTGCGCGCCGCGAGTCGCGTCGTCCACGTGGTCCTCCTGGCGGCGGTTCTCCTCCAGGTTGGCCCTGGCGCGGTCCACGCGTGCGACGACCTGGGCCGAGGCCCGGTCGCGCTCCTTGCGCAGCACGACGAAACTGATCGGCGCGGAGATCACCAGGGCGAGCAGGACCACCCACATGTAGTTGGAGTCGCCCAGACCGCGCGGAGCGATGCCCGAGTAGACGAGGCCCCAGACGACCACGAGGCAGCCTGCGAAGATACCGAGGCGCATCAGCGTGTAGCGGCCCATGTCAATCCACTCTTCCGTTCCGCATACGTTTCGAACGTTCCCAAAGGGCACCGTCCAGTGAAGCACGCCGGGCGCGCGGATCGCTCAGGGGGTCCTCACTCGACGCGCGGCAGAGGCAGCAGCATGACGATGTCGTCCCGGTCGTCGCCCGGCGCGACACGTATCGCCTCGGGCACCCGGCCCACCTCCTTGTAGCCGCAGGAGGCGTAGAAGCGTTCCAGTCCCTCCCCGCCCCGGCAGGTGAGCCGGAGCGCGTCGAGGCCGAGGTCGCGGGCCTGCCGCTCGGCCTCCCGCAGCAGCTCGGCGCCGTAGCCGCGGCCCTGGAGCGCGGGGTCGACCATGACCGTGTAGAGCCACGCCCAGTGACGCATCAGGGGGTGGTCGTTGAAGGAGAGGAAGGCGGTGGCGGCGAGCCGGCCGTCGGCGGTGAACGCGGCCAGGAGCCGGGTGCGGCCCTCGGCCATGGCGCTGAGGTGGGCCTCGGCGCGGGGGCGTATGTCGGCGGGGGT includes:
- a CDS encoding imidazolonepropionase-like domain-containing protein — its product is MLTIHAADELRLRWDTEPVRDGAVAVRGDRVVGAGPLSELRERFPEARLRRWPGVLGPALVHEGPLPQAPSPRERLHAVLKSGSTAVLERYTDTAELRAAAVRNEIAVLPRVRESVIVDTGRADLAVFDTDGACVATVCAGRLVHRRR
- the mqnC gene encoding cyclic dehypoxanthinyl futalosine synthase; protein product: MTEKADLQSVLDRAAEGGRITPEEALDLYRDAPLHALGAAADAVRRRRYAGTEHIATYIIERNINYTNVCVTACKFCAFYAAPKDTAKGWTRDLDDILRRCAETVELGGTQIMFQGGHHPDYGVEYYEKHFSAIKENFPQLVIHSLGASEVEHMARISEVSVEEAITRIHQAGLDSFAGAGAELLPARPRKAIAPLKESGERWLEIMETAHGLGVESTSTMLMGTGETNAERIEHLRMIRDVQDRTGGFRAFIPYTYQPENNHLKGRTQATLFEYLRMIAIARLFFDNVAHIQGSWLTTGKEVGQLSLHYGADDLGSIMLEENVVSSAGAKHRSNRMEIIDLIRKAGRVPAQRATTYEHIVVHDDPADDPVDERVMSHISSTAIAGGTAHPELKLLASN
- a CDS encoding prepilin peptidase, giving the protein MDPVLWLTAVAAAWGAAVGVLVPRAAHRFSVEPDEAWRDRCPGGHTITGVAGGWLGPARCAECAGRTVPVASGAAGRPPRLAAAASYGPRTPLVALTTALVCAGLSLATGTRPELGAWLLLAPLGVLLALVDFGVQRLPDVLTLPLAGLALALLGAAAVVPEHTGDWPTALFGALALGCAFFLLFLVNPNGMGFGDVKLAVGLGAVLGWYGWGTVVLGTFAGFLFGGLYGLGLVLARRAGRRTSIPFGPFLIAGAYVGLLMGAYAA
- a CDS encoding serine/threonine-protein kinase, yielding MQPLGVDEPTVVGPYRLLGRLGSGGMGRVYLGRSAGGRTVAVKIVHPHFALDEEFRARFRREVEAARRVGGAWTAPVLDADPEAPVPWVATGYAAGPSLAAAVADAGPLPVPSVRVLGAGLAEALGAVHVLGLVHRDVKPSNVLLTLDGPLLIDFGIARATDGTASLTSTGVSVGSPGYMSPEQILGKAVTGAADVFSLGAVLVYAATGESPFPGDSSAALLYKVVHEEPRLGSLEGELRDLAAACLAKNPAGRPAPAEVAARLAPGGAARSVTAGWLPGPLVEQVSRGAVQLLNLEAAEAAPPGPVGFDSPSAGSDSGPGTPGSGTSRAGTPQVGTSGAGPHATGGVFGPPPSMPPYPDRPAHPAHPTYVPDQREPRDAAEARTGHSTGPGREPGKLSVSLATTSVPGTDGRGRRVSCTLALAVAGALAAVTVGSAFLFDLLPGGDHSSDSGGADSTASRPAASPDTSGPADTEPGPVPAKYLGTWEGDGYALDGKLPAGTFRVTLHRAAAGEEVGTFRSTDLIGGVCEDVLVLRKVTDQRLTATSVARKSNPGTCTTGSHEVRLTPAGGDLKYDTDNPDAGDPVARMSKLPN
- a CDS encoding menaquinone biosynthetic enzyme MqnA/MqnD family protein — protein: MDNSRTRPRVGHIQFLNCLPLYWGLARTGTLLDFELTKDTPEKLSEKLVRGDLDIGPITLVEFLKHADELVAFPDIAVGCDGPVMSCVIVSKVPLDQLDGARVALGSTSRTSVRLAQLLLAESVGVQPSYYTCPPDLSLMMQEADAAVLIGDAALRANLLDGPKFGLQVHDLGTLWKEWTGLPFVFAVWAARRDYLEREPLVTRKVHEAFLSSRDLSLDEVSKVAEQAARWEAFDERVLEQYFTTLDFRFGAPQLAAVREFARRVGSTTGFPADVRVELLKS
- a CDS encoding cold-shock protein yields the protein MATGTVKWFNAEKGFGFIAQEGGGPDVFVHYSAINASGFRSLEENQAVSFDVTQGPKGPQAENVTPL
- a CDS encoding AMP-dependent synthetase/ligase gives rise to the protein MPSPYHSPPSLVEPEIRRLDGIVREVSVPPLAAPVTHGSLADIPFDNAGEAPGEPVLSRKDADGGWKDVTAAEFAAEVLAVAKGLIAEGLAPGDRIAIMARTTYEWTLLDFAAWAAGLVTVPVYPTSSAFQVRWILQDSGAVALATETVAQASALGPERDRIPDLRHMWVFEKGHVERLAERGRDVPDQEVAVRRGVLGPDTLATVIYTSGTTGRPKGCVLTHGNFFAEIDNAIELLHPIFRSRTSDAASMLLFLPLSHVFGRMVAVACLRARVRLGHAPSLRTEDLLADLASFRPTFLLAIPYVLEKVFNTGRATAEKLGRGASFDRAARIACRYGEAVEARQHGTGPGPSRALRVARALYDPLVYRRIRNALGGKVRYAICGGSPLGRRLAAFYAGAGIDIYEGYGLTEATAAATVTPPLKPRLGTVGWPMPGTRVRIAGDGEVLLSGGQIFRGYWDPHAGGVVGAAPDGWFATGDIGELDDGGYLSITGRKKEILITAGGKSVAPAPLENWLRSHPLIAQCIVLGDRRPYVTALVTLDLDGITHWRQMIGKHPVPPELLVDDPELNVIIQRAIDEANKLVSRPESIRRFAVLPVDFTEEAGHVTPTLKLKRAAIERDFGKEIESLYLKQ
- a CDS encoding MaoC family dehydratase, translated to MADRHELFMTARPSPGTATRTLTAPPALTPHLLRGALLSPFKHPRADAPVPPDRLVLQDLRVDLAHLAAYERICGFATGSDALPVTYPHVLGFPLAMRLMASRPFPLPLLGLVHTSIEIGQRRAAAATGTYELAVHVEGLAPHRRGTEARVVTEARAGGELVWASRSTYLARHRSPGGALSAATEPAPPPAPAPAGNADAVTRPLPARAEWRLGGDVGRRYGAVSGDRNPLHLYPFTARLFGFPRPLAHGMWTVARCLAEQGPQGPVRVHADFKAPVLLPGTVTYAADGPAFELRAPGDPGRPHLTGEVRPADPGRV
- a CDS encoding TetR/AcrR family transcriptional regulator, whose product is MGAVKNKRMPRAVREQQMLDAAVRTFGQRGYRSASMDEIADLAGVSKPLVYLYLNSKEDLFTACIRREAVALTAAVRAGVGPGLTADRQLWEGLRAFFTHTAQNPDGWSVLHRQARTHGEPFAAEVAAMREELVAFVTELILVAAREAHRDPSLPEHEVAGLAEALVGAAESLAAWANATPGVSAKQAAATLMNFAWAGLGGLMENRPWSPPPPLDSHG
- a CDS encoding DUF4229 domain-containing protein — encoded protein: MGRYTLMRLGIFAGCLVVVWGLVYSGIAPRGLGDSNYMWVVLLALVISAPISFVVLRKERDRASAQVVARVDRARANLEENRRQEDHVDDATRGAQSQTS
- a CDS encoding GNAT family N-acetyltransferase; protein product: MPLTFTLFTEDTKPTPALPDQLLALWTDVSNAGGAVGFVPPVTPADIRPRAEAHLSAMAEGRTRLLAAFTADGRLAATAFLSFNDHPLMRHWAWLYTVMVDPALQGRGYGAELLREAERQARDLGLDALRLTCRGGEGLERFYASCGYKEVGRVPEAIRVAPGDDRDDIVMLLPLPRVE